From Dermacentor albipictus isolate Rhodes 1998 colony chromosome 8, USDA_Dalb.pri_finalv2, whole genome shotgun sequence:
ttcgcatgTCCTGTGTTTTTGACGCTTAATTCGTGTTGAAGTgaaagacagcacgaaggtcaattcgctcgctgccgctgccgcgcttatcttaatttgttatcgcaattgatactttgcctttcgggcgagactgcgacttttttctttgtttttttactcTGGACGTTGGTCACTCACTCTTTGTGATAAAGTTGTTAGATATCACGACGAAAGTTTCGGAAATGAGGCGTCTCGGATATTACGAACTTCGGATAAAACGGACATTTTAGtcagattatcagggtccgttgtaatgaGAGTAGACTGTATAGCGAACAATTTGCGGTGGCACCCTGAAGTTTGTTATACAGAGATTTAAACGTATATGCTGTGCTTGTCTCTGCATCCTTTCCGATCTAGTTGAAGCATTATCATTGCATGGCTGCACCTTGCAATTCCATACCTGGCAATCCGAACATTAAACTTACTTGAATTCTTAATTTTTCCTTTTTACCAAAAGGAAGGAGGCAGCCACACAAAGCTTACTAGAGTAGCTTGACAAGGTGGTTTTTCCCCCAAAATGACAGCAACGGACGGTTGACAGAGCAACAGGACAATACACAGTAAAGGATGCCCGGACGAGCATTTAGTAAAATATACCATGTACTACACAATTAGGCAATTAAAGAAAGACCTAGTCCGCAGCTTTGCAGCACTTTGCAGCACTACTGCAATGCGCCTCCTCCCATGATTTAACGCCAGTAATACATGCACATGATTGATCTTAACTTAAACACGACTAAGCACTGCTCCGTAACTGTTGTCACTTCGTGTCAAAACAAGGGGGCAAACTCATCCTACGTGGTATCAAAACCTGTAGCTCTCCGGTCCACTAGATGCACGAGTCAAAAACAACTTTTGTGATGGTGTAGTACATCTTAGCAACAAGGCAACAACACGGCTGCTGGAAAAAAAGGGTGGGTGGGGGGGAGAGGCCACTGAGCGATGGTCGTCCAAGTCAAGCGATAGGttcgtcagtgtaaaactaatgCTATATCCAGTCGTGCGTGATGCAAACAAGTAATGACACGAAGGCAACAAAATCGAGACAGCGTGGCAACCACGGTACGACTACAGAGATGACGGTGCGACAAGATGGAACGACAGCATGACAACGATGATGATAGCACCATGGCAACATTGGAGTTTCTGCGCATGACATAATTTCAAGCACGTTATAAGCTGCCGTGATGTTACAGAGACACCCAGATACCAACCCCAGAAAGTGTTTAgtgcagtaaaaaataaataagaaccaGTGGACAATAGAACTGACGTCACAGATCAAAGGCTAGTTCATGACAAAACCTACAGTGGCACATCTCAATGACTGCACCACCTGTGTAGTTCCCGCAGCATGAAGTTGGGTATAGATTTAGAACAGGCTGCCGACAATGAgagtaacgaaacttgcgagagCAAGCATGCATTTGGTTGCCATCGGCAGCCAGGGCTGTTCACTGTGGTGACTCACCGAGGCAGAGGCCACCCCAGCACCGACCATGGGGGGTCCCCGAGGTGGTGCCGACGGGAAGTCCTCGGCCTGCGCCCGGTGGAAGCGCTCCAGCCTTTCACCGCAGTCCAGCTGCTTCTTCACCACGTGCAGCTTCTCGATGATGGAGGTGGCAAACTTCTCCGGGTTCTTCTCTGCCAGGCTGTACGGGTGCTCCATCTGTGTCCGCTGCAACGTCAACAGGGGGAGAGAAAAATGTAAGTGGAACAGTTTGTACAAGAAAGCCGCTACACCTGGTCAAACCCAGAAACAGAGCTGCTCGGTGGTAAATATCGACGAGGTAATGGCTCATGGTGAAAGCAAGAGAGCCACAATGCAAATTCGCACGCGATCCGCTGATGCTGCATACGGCAGTTCACGACACACGGTATGTATGAACAAGCGAGCGGTACATGGGCTCCACCCAAAACCAGTGCTTGTAATACTTTGCAACATTGCAAAGAAAGTTGAAACAAACGTCCTTGCACAGGCCTTCTGTTTTACACAAACAATGCCAATAGACACATGTCTATGTGAGCATGAAATTTGCCGCAACGCCGTCTGCATTGTTAGGTATGTTGACGGGGCCCGATGGTTGGGAGGTGGTAGGCTTAGCTAGCTGGCTGTTGGACGTGCAGCTGGCCTGGTGTGTGATGCGGCTGCAGCTCGTAACAAAGCAATTCTATTTTTCAGCATAATTAATGTCCGAACATTGTGTTGCGTTTAAATAAATGTGCAAGTAGTTTTCTTGGTGTCGGCTGCGGAGAGCACACATGCTAGGCGAGTGAGGCAAGCCAGCTCGCAGGGATGATCGCAGTGCTGCCTACCTGCGAGAATCCCGTTACATCGTAGCTCTCGATTACGACAACGATTTCGTATTGGGTACTGCGCATCATAATAGGCGCACTTTTCAACATCACCTAATTAGATATTTCTAGGAGTGTGTCAATGTACGAATATATCGAATAACAAAGTGAATGGTAGCTGCATTTAGATGAATTTGACAGAAGCACACTGTATCAACAAATAAGCGTTTTAAACTTTGAAACAAGATGTCGGCCATCACGTGTTTCCAGCGTGATCGCTTCCGGCGCTTGGTTGTTGCCGCCAAATATGGTGTCGCCCatgcaagtgtaatgtggtgttaccttacgcaattttagtgcaaagcaattgcatttcagcacattttggagcctgcatGCCTTGCACGAGTAGGTAATGCACGGGGTTACATTCcagcaaatttcgttgatgcagGATTGTAGTACAGCGACCTTTCTTTGTCATGAGGCACGAAATGCATTGACTCCTATGGGCGTTTGCCGGGGATACAAAAATATTTCGGTTGTCACGGTTTTCGACTGTGTCACGAATGTGTTTTCAATCTTGTGCTGCCTCATCTTTGAACAGCTTAAAAGCTTTTTCGAGAtaataatttgtttttcttttcataaaacgTGACACGACATGACACGTGAAATCGCAGAGGGAGCCCAAGTTCTTAAGCTTTACACAGGAAGTTCGGGAGAGTTTCCAAGTGCATCAACTGTAACTCAACGACAGGAACGCCCGTGTTCCCTCTAATAAACTTGAGTTGGGAACCCCACAAAGTATTACGAACAGTTCGAGTCAGAGAAGTCTGCAAAGAATTTGGTGCCAGGCAGGGGCAGGGCCGACCGACTCACCGGGATGATGACGTGCTCGCCCAGCGAGTCCCTGTTGACGTTGGCGTTCTTGCGGACCGACATGCGATGAGTGGCACGCTGAAACAGGCTCTCCTTGGCCGCGGAGGCAGAGCAAGGTGCAGCCGGAGGCACGCTGTCCACTTCGGTGGCCGCGTCGTCTGTGTAGGCGCCCGACGACAGGCTGTGCAGCTCGCTGTCCTGAGCCGAGGGCGGCACGAAGGAGGAGTTGTTGACGTGGTACGGGTGCGGCACGCCCAGGGAAGAGCTGCCTCCTCCGCTTGCCTTGGGTCTGCTGTAATGCGCGCAGTGCAAGAGCCACCGATTAGGCATACGCCAACTCAATTCCCCATCTGGTCTCGAAACAAGTCACGTCTTCGGGTGTCGACAGACAGAACAACaaaaggactaaaaaaaaaaaattaaaaattttttaaaattgtGCACTGAAACTGACTCGCAGACTTGGGAAATCGGTGCACGTGTAagatgcgcgcgtgtgtgtgtgtgccttgtcATTCCGTCGAGCCgctaataaattttttttatcgaatgcgcccttgagtatgctcttttttttcctgtcacgcgatatgggggggtcaacttacattcgagtcaccttacaatcgtgtaaatatggtaaCTGCCGCTGCCGCAAAATGCTGTCGCCTGTCACGACAGTGACTGCCTCGTTGGACATCTCTTCGACGTGCAAGGCAGCATTATGTGCACTGAGAAACTCCTCCACCGAAGCATCACCACCCGTTTCATTGTTGGTAGCGACGTTCTCTCAGAGCTCGGCGAAGTCAGCAGCCTCTGCCGTATTGGTTTCGctattatgggggggggggggggggcggttgcCCTGGCGCACAAAGCCTGCCTTTCCGAAACAGTTGCTTAAACTCTTCTTGCATGGATCGGCATGGCCACTAGTTTTGAATTTCACGATCACGGCGCTCCTGGTTTTCAGTCGTCAAGATCGTCGACTGTGCGAGCTCATGTTTCTTTCAAGTCTtccaaaatttgcagcttcatcTCAAGCGACACAGCCTTGCACTTCGTCAGAGCAATCTTCTACAAACACGACTGTCTGCTGTTTCTGTGCTGCTTCTGAGCTTCCCGAGAGAGCAATTGTATCAAGGATTGGCACCACTTTGCTTTGCactcctttttctctctctcttctcgggACCCACGTGCAGCATGATGCGGATGCGAAGCAGCTGGCGCCACCTTTCAGCGTACCGCACCGACTTGCAACGTTCTCCGTGGTTTTCGCAATCGACACGCAGGCGAGACACGCCGCGCGGTAATGTCGGCAGATAGTCAAATCTTGTTAATTCAAACACACTTAACTCGAACTTTCGATTTACTTGAACTGGCGCTATTGTCCAGTCAAAGCTATGTGTATTCGAATAGGTGAAAAGGCCCAGTAACTCGAACACGCAAACATTTGCAACGGTTAATTCGAACACAGTGTGCTCGGACAGTGCTCTCAGCAGCACGATAAATCCTGCGGAGTCACCTCTGATTAGCATTCCTCTGACCCCGCTATAGAGGGAAAGCTTAGGAGAGGCTTCTTAATgtcgtgcgcgaagaaaaaaaaaaagaagcagtggtGGAAATTTATGTGCAGGCATGTGCAGGCCCGTATCACCGATTACTTCTGTTCGTGTCGCGGCACCACCAACGTacccccatagagtcaatgtttATCTGAAATTTAGGACACAAAAATCCTTCGCCGTCCGActttctggactttttgccatgaccacagGTCCGACACGGCAtcaatcaaagccaccaccactgccataTTGATTTTCGTGCCACCTCGAtccggcgctctcgcatgcacatccgctggcagccatagccatatcacggcaatgctaggcctagctacttcgatgTTTGCtcccaagcttcttgctgtttggtgccgtgtttttcattgaaaaaattcgccactgtcagcaatggcaccaactccgCCTTTGTAACCCTCGCCAGTGTCTTCGGAGCACAGAAAGCATgaagcgttgcataatgctggtttctGAAAGTCACCTTCGCCCCAATACAGCAGTCTTACATGGCGAAGCATACCAAAAGTTCgaaggggcaactgtcacgggACATGGTATGTTTCCTTTTATTATGCCCGCGTGAACCCAACGCTTTCTACCATAGTACGAGCAACGATGTGCCTAATAACTGACTGCAATTTATAAATACGTGTGGATAAATCTTCTGGAACATCCCACTTATGTGTTAGCTCAAAGCACATGCGCCAGTGCAGTTAATTCTTCCATTCAATTAGCTTCCTTTAATTCAAACTTCTTTGAATTCGAACAAGTTTTCgggccccttcgagttcgaattatcAAGACTCGACTGCACGAACTCCCGTAGGCAAGCTTTTCACAAACACAAATGTGAAGCTCCGACTGCATGGAGAATGCCGCCCAAAAGGCAAAATTTTGATCACTGTATCCGACATGCAGTCATAAAATGTCTTTATACAGTGGACTCTAAAACGGAACCTCAAGTGACCAGAGAAATTGGTTCCAATTATCAGCAGTTCCATTTACCGAGAGACAAAGCTGAACACAATTCCACGAATACAAAATCATCAAACCATGAGTACGGTGTTCCATTTAAGAGGCAGATCCGTTTAAAGCGATTTTCACTTATTGAGATTCCAATGCATATGGGTCTTATCCTTATAGCCCCATTGCATAAGTCGATACGCTCAAGTCGATGCATTGTTATTACAAATCTATATCGTTACTGCACTGTAATCAAGCCTGTATGAACTCTCGGTCGCCGACTGTAATATGCACAGCATCGGGACTGGCCGAAATTTTCTTTTATGCCAGTTTGCTTGAAATTCAGCGTAACAGGGACTCACACTGCTGACGTGGCGTCCGACGCCATGCGGGCCACCATTCGCGGAATCTGCTCGCCGTACCGGTACAGCTTCCACACGTTCCGCCGGGTCAGCGGGGCAGGGGACGCCTCCATTGCCAGCTCTTCGTCCTCCTTGACGGTGGGCAGGATCTCGAGACCCATGGGCGGCATCACAGGCGGCAGCGAGCCGTCTTCCTCGCCCGACGGTGGCCCCGATTCCGCAGCGACCGCCGCCGCAGCAGCCGCACCAGAGGCATTCGCCGCTGCTGTGCTCGGttcttcgctgctcccaccgcaGTGCTGCGTAGTTAAGAAAAGTTCAAGACAAATGAGCacttcactttctttttatttaacaaGTTCAGTGtggcggcgtttttttttttttttgtagtttcgATTCCTGTGCTTCGTGACCCAACTGATATTTCCATGGTGCATCGTGCCCCCACCAGTAAGTCACCAAGGTGGTGCTCTCCAGTGAAACTTCCTCGAGGTGCAGAGAGTTGGCACCCCGACGAGTCGGATCAGAAACAGCAAGGAAAGCTCCGTAGAGCCATAGAGGGGGAACAACTGCCTCGACCCACCGATGGCCAACACCGCAGTCAATGTATtaaaaacaaacgaacaaataAGTAAATTCCCTTTTCAGATGCTACATGCACAATTGTGCATGCCAAGGTAGTGCATCAAAAGCAAATCATTTTCTGAGATATCTGTGAGCCAAAACAATGATCTGGTTATGAAGCATGCcacagtggaggactctggattaatttagaCCGTGTGGGGTTcttttaacctgcacctaaatcaaagtacacaagCGATTTTGCCATTGAAATGCAGACGGGATCGCATTCACGGCCACAAGGTCGGTAGGGCACGGCCATAGCCACACACTGCCGCAGTGGTTTGCGTCAAAAACAACAGCACTGATGTAAATGATGGTATTCAAAAAGTggaattcatcttgaaactttcCTCACTGAACCTAAGCGCTGAAAGCTGAATAATGTGTACAAGTGTTTTAGGAAACGAGTTGGAAGGGTAGTTGAGGTGGACTGGGTGCTTTGGCTCTCAAAGTCTGTATCTTGTCATGCAGTGGCGGGGTTCACTTCTTTCGACGTTTTGCATCAGGCATATATTTCAAGTGGCTGGGTAGGTGCTTTCCAAGTATGCTAGACAAAAGATAGTTAAATGTTCTCGTGTCTGATATTCCTGTCAGACAGAGCAGAACGATGAGCATCAGAACTGCTAGCAAGAAGAGCACGGCCAGGTTGTATTTATTATGGACTGTTGTAGAGCTGGCTAGACAAGTTTTGCGCTTTGTCCCGAGTTCGTTATGAAAACAAAGCTTTCCTTGCAAACCCTCCTGGAATTTACTGACTGTGCCTATGGATCTGTTGCTGTATTTCCGGATTTAGCGGCTTGGCTTGGCCTTTCCTGTGgtttcggtgcggtcaatgcaaCTACAAGATCAACTAGCCTTCGCTACTTTTGGTTTCCAGGAGATGCCGGTGGCACGGCTGATGACCGCGCCGGCGATGTGTTTGCCTGATTCGAACGAGCACCCAATTATCGCGGGCTTAAAGTAAGAATGTGAATGTGCACCCGATTTTAAAATGCTAACTGTACAATTGCTACTGCAGTTGAAAACCGAGACTTTCTGAAAACCCACCTGTCCGTCGTCTCCCCGAGACGCCGTGCCCTCAGACGGTGTCGCCGCCGCTTCTGCCGTGGCGGTCGCGAGAGCGTGGCACTTCTCAACGCGCTCGACGTAGAGGTCCGACTGGAGGAACTTGGGGTAGGCCGACCGCTGCAGGAACTGCTCAAACTCTCGCTGCGCCTGGTCAAACAGTGACACGTCCACAATGCCCTCCTTGACGTGCTCGGTGATCTTGGCCCGGAGCGGAGGCGACACCTCCACCACGCTGTTGCGGATGTAGTGCCGGTAGATGCTCTTCATGTACTGCGTTCCGCacgggagcgggggggggggggggcaaggcaAATGCCACAAAGTGAGCCAGGCTATCGCGCAGAGGCAACACTGGCGGGGGGGGGGTTGCCTAAGCGTCTGAGAGGTATTTTTGTGCGTTGTTTCTCTTTGGCCATTCAGTTTGTGTGCAGAAACTAAATACAGTTGCCGAATGACATTTTCGGACAAGGCATTCAAGGGGCCCATTCAGCATTCGTAAAACTGGCCACCGACTCGCTCGGCACGAGCAACTTGTCATGGCACACTCGGGCACGCGTGAAGGCTTAGATTGTCAGAAGGAAGCCAACAACTAAACAGGCACGCGCCGCACTCACCTGCAGCTGGACAGACGGCTCGGGGCAGGACCGGAGGCCGTTGCAGGCAAACCAAAAGTAAAGGCCGAGCCTGTGGGCACCTTCCTGCTCGAGGAACTGCTCGAACAGGCGCAGGCCCTCGAGGTCAACCAGCAGGCTGCGCAGGTCGCTCGCCCACCGCAGCGGGCCCTCGGACTCCGTCGCGGGCGTGGATCCCGACGCCGCTTGGCTGCCGCTGTTTTCCGACAGCGTAGAAAGCGATCCGCAGCTGGAACCATGGGTGACCGAGGAACAGCCCATCTCCCCAGGAAATCCCTGCAAAAGAAAGGGAGCGTGCAGGACGACGTCAGGGTGGAACGGACACATTGCCGCCGGTGTCATTTGCATGCTTTCTCGGGCGTCACGGGTACTAATGCGATGCCTCGGCCACAGTACGCACGCTCACCTTTCCGGGGTCCCATGGCGGCCGCGGCGAGCACTCGCGGTGGTGCCGGCTGTCTGCGCCATCTGCGGGGTGGCGACCTCCGGGGTCGCCATCCTCCATCCTTCCTCAGGCAGGTGCCCCGCTCCGCCGGTGCCCTCCTCCCCGCCACCTCTGGAGAAAGTCCGTCGGCCCCATGGTGCAGACCTGCACCAAGGTGATTGGCATAATGTTGCACTCGTTCCAGCCAACTGGCGGGATTTGACATCCCGATACGAAGCAGAGGCTACGAGAGATCCCATAGCGGAAGACTTCAGATTAACTTATACAACATAATATATGCTATTTCTTACTTACAAGGCAACACGGGTAGTGCGGTCGGAGAAATCTTTCACTCGGCATGTTCCATAACGAACTGGCCCTTTGATATGGAATCTACAGAATATCTTTCTGATATGTTAGAAAATAGCATTTTAAGTTGAAGTTACACGTACTCACACATTGTTTATAAGCCTCGGGCTTCCAGTACGTATTGCTCTGTTTTGATGGGTAATGCAGACGCTGCATGTGGAAACTGTGCAAAGAGTGCAATCATGCAAACATGTTACTCTGGCAATCGTCTCAAGCTTAACAAGTTCAGATACAAGTTTGTTGCAGTGTGAAAGGATGTAGACGAGATACACGGGCGCTATCAGATGTACTCCGTCTTTTACATGGCACTTTCTTCACATACTGCGACTACACCTACAATGCCAACCTTGCGCCGAATTGGGAGCCAAATCACTGGGAGAGGTCTCTGTCTTGCAGTGAACGTAATGCAGGATGATGAGTGTTTTTGTCTTTACTGAACCTTTGAGACAAGGCACAAGTTAGCCAGTGCAGTGCTTCCCAAAGCCACGTGTTAGGAGCAGACATGCTGTCAAACAGATGGCGTTCAGTCTGACAACAGGCCTTTGCAAGTTACCCTAAATATGAAGTGCGAGATGACAGATGAACAAGTTGACTCCATAGTCTGCCCCTCAATTATAGCGTAGTGCTACTATGCTTTTCAGAACCCTTTGGACCACAAAGGGGTTAAGAACAGGGCTGTCATACTCAAGTTATACACAAGGCCCCATAACTTCCAGGACTGCTATAGAGATTTCAGAGCGGAGGGCAGTTCCTGTCTGTTCCTGGAGGGTTTAGCTCTTAAAATACTCGATGTGAATGCAAAATAAATGCTGCTACCAAACTGCTGAACCAACTTTAACCAAGTTTGTAGCACTGCTGTCTCAACCTCCGGCATCTTCAACTGCCTTTTCCCAATCCATGGCACCCGTTTAGCTACTCCGAAAAGCACCATGGTAAGTTGGGTGGGTGATGAGACGCATACATcacatgacctgctcagctccaCATCATCCTCTTAATCCCAGCTATAACATCAAAATCAAATCAGACCAAACTAGGGAGAAGCAACGCACAAGCGATGAGGGGCACCATTCAGGATTAACCTCAACGACTACTTGGGATTATTTATTTCCAAGCCaaattttacctttttttttaatgtaatcATAATTTCCCAAATATTTTTTTGTCTGATACGTTGTGAGTAGCTTTCGTTATTGCAATAACAGCAATTCATTTGGTATTTTCTGTTGCCTGTttcctcaattttttttccatgttCTTGAGTTGCAGATAGACGTGGCCACAAAAACAGTCCGCATGAAGCTTGACATTTCTTGCAATAAAGTCCAGCGTGCTCATGTTCCTCCATTTTGAGGCATCATTCCTGatgctgcgagaaaaaaaaattgcagggaaGTCGGCGGCAAAGTGCTCCCGTCAAGCCACATCCATGCAAGAGAGGCCACTTGAACATGAGGGCACTAGCGTTTTTTGCGTACCGCACCCATCACAATGTGGCCTTTGCATTCGGGAATCAAACCCACAACCAAGTTCTCGGCAGCACAGAGCCACAGGCAATGTGGCGGCAATCAGAATATTGGCTACCTATCTAATCCACACTGCCCTTTTACTGGGCCATTACACTATGCCCATTCCAATGTCTCATGACTCAGTCTCACCAACTCTACGAACGACAAATTCCCCAAGAGGTTTAAGACACTGGTATTGCAAGCGAAATAAGCTTGAAAGCCGTCACTTGTATCCACAGTCCCAGATTAAAGGTGAGGTAGCATATATGCAGACAGTTGAAAACGGTTAGAAAACCAatcaaaggagaaaaaaaaaagtgcttctcCTTTTTGCATACTGCCAGAACTGTGTGCCTTATTGTTCAATACCAACGGGACCGAAATTTCTGAGCATGGCTCCTATCTTGACCCACTCAGGAACTAATAACAGAAAACTTTCTTTAGACACATCCAGTGCATCCTCAGAACAAAAACTAGAGAGCAGAATAAATCTTGAAAGTCTATCATCACTTTCTCTTGCGCTGATATATGACTGTTGTACAGAAAATTCTCACTGAAGCGCCCGCCGCTGCTCCTCAATTTCAATTGCCCATGCCAAAACGTACAAGTTGACATGATTCCTAGGTGACCTCACTCTgagccagtgctgacgtcacatgAGAGGTACCGTAGTCGAAAGGCTATGCTGAACATCTGCTTACCAAACATTTGTTTTCGCTTGTTCTTGTAATAACAAGCACTTCACTAGTTCTGTATAACTGTGGACACAGTAGACGCAGCTCATGATGAATGAGTGCAGATTCAACTAAAATCCTCAACATATCCGAGTCCCTTGACCCTTCACGAAATTGCCTATTTGCAATGCAGCAAAAAAAGCAACAGCAAGAGCAAGTGCTCGCAACAAGCTTTGAAATGCTTTCTTATAAGGCAAGAAGTGAAATCTGGAGGTCATCTGATGCATTGAGAAGAAAGCTAAATCCTAGTGACTGATGGTAGGCGACCTTTAAGCATCCAAACTCTGTCAAACAAACTTGTTTCTCAAACTTTCAAAACAATAGAAATGTCAAGGTTACACTATACTTGCACCCCCTCCTCACTTTTTCCTAGTGAAGATAAAGCTTTACGAGACCTTGGAGACAAACCAGCGGGAAGATGCAGAGTTGCCTTGTTGCACCATGAGCTCCGCTACTCGTTCTATTTTATgcccactacaggacgaaggcatctcccagagatctccaattacacccGTCTTATGCTAGCTGAACGCATCTTATGCCCGTGAATTTCACAGTATGTAGGTCTCTGCCGCCCGTAACTGCACTACCCttccccttggcacccattctttgACTAATAAAGTGGGgttgtgcgaatagtgatttttgagaccgaattgaATAGTGCCAGGAGCTAATCGAATTGAACACTTTtagaatagttttcgaataatgtaTACTTGTTATCAAAATTA
This genomic window contains:
- the LOC139048856 gene encoding axin-1-like — protein: MEDGDPGGRHPADGADSRHHRECSPRPPWDPGKGFPGEMGCSSVTHGSSCGSLSTLSENSGSQAASGSTPATESEGPLRWASDLRSLLVDLEGLRLFEQFLEQEGAHRLGLYFWFACNGLRSCPEPSVQLQYMKSIYRHYIRNSVVEVSPPLRAKITEHVKEGIVDVSLFDQAQREFEQFLQRSAYPKFLQSDLYVERVEKCHALATATAEAAATPSEGTASRGDDGQHCGGSSEEPSTAAANASGAAAAAAVAAESGPPSGEEDGSLPPVMPPMGLEILPTVKEDEELAMEASPAPLTRRNVWKLYRYGEQIPRMVARMASDATSAVRPKASGGGSSSLGVPHPYHVNNSSFVPPSAQDSELHSLSSGAYTDDAATEVDSVPPAAPCSASAAKESLFQRATHRMSVRKNANVNRDSLGEHVIIPRTQMEHPYSLAEKNPEKFATSIIEKLHVVKKQLDCGERLERFHRAQAEDFPSAPPRGPPMVGAGVASASSGGGAPVPGSGATSGPGAANNPGFCERLLGIPPEEVSSQSILDEHVSRVFDSPLSHTPPRAPSPRHRFGPAMASPYAVLGHQHWHKKERDACSSDSGAVRDYSPDDDAVHGSRRRAQGGCATSGGNAGSRRTFRSGPQPSDSGVDSGASAVCEQPPVNQGATERVNNWILNHKVPGYPLGPPDPEKDSSRSHKKSTTSGTSSRSKQNSVNTSRSRSCGVAPGCGSVPGSGWGSQESGLPPTQQPPDTMMQLVEARRRLEVNYSGSQQAAKAKKWPKTTARGPPPGGQQGLVAGAGPQAAPGGGLCPAPVQVQAPSSPSTEMTVIGYCYSGETVPYRTKLAGRDITLRQFKSLISKKGNYRYFFRRSCQEFGTDVVSEEISDDNEVLPLWEGKIFAMVEPID